The Cylindrospermopsis curvispora GIHE-G1 genome contains a region encoding:
- a CDS encoding potassium channel family protein translates to MNLFNREKIQFYLTDLTTPVGQAINFVIALLVLLSSGIFVAETYNISLDARIELNGLNTCILFIFTGEYLLRLWSAKQKGKYFFSFYSIIDLMAIIPYFIGLVDIRFIRLLRWLRILRLLRFIDKKFLFFSISEDSVIFARILFTLFAIIFVYSGLIYQVEHPINSERFSTFLDAFYFSVVTMTTVGFGDVTPVSEWGRLLTVFMILTGVALIPWQVGDLIKRFLKTSNQVEKTCSSCGLAFHDGDAVFCKKCGAKLPEVSLSPQ, encoded by the coding sequence ATGAACCTATTCAATAGGGAGAAAATCCAATTTTATTTAACAGATTTAACAACCCCAGTTGGCCAGGCAATTAATTTCGTAATAGCATTATTAGTCTTGTTGTCATCGGGAATATTTGTAGCAGAAACCTATAATATTTCCCTTGATGCTCGCATAGAACTGAATGGGTTGAATACCTGTATACTATTCATATTTACCGGGGAGTACCTATTGCGTTTATGGAGCGCAAAGCAGAAAGGCAAATATTTTTTTAGTTTTTATTCAATCATTGATCTAATGGCAATTATCCCATACTTTATTGGGTTGGTGGATATTAGATTTATTAGATTACTCAGATGGTTAAGAATTTTAAGATTACTCAGGTTCATAGATAAAAAGTTTCTATTTTTTAGTATTAGTGAAGATAGTGTGATTTTTGCTCGGATATTATTTACCTTATTTGCCATCATTTTTGTGTATTCAGGTTTGATTTATCAGGTTGAACACCCCATTAACTCCGAACGGTTTAGCACCTTTTTAGATGCTTTTTATTTCTCGGTGGTCACCATGACAACTGTGGGATTTGGGGATGTCACACCTGTTTCTGAGTGGGGGCGCTTATTAACTGTGTTCATGATTTTAACAGGTGTGGCCTTGATTCCTTGGCAAGTGGGGGATTTGATTAAAAGATTTTTAAAAACCTCTAATCAGGTAGAGAAGACTTGTTCAAGTTGTGGTTTAGCTTTTCATGATGGTGACGCTGTGTTTTGTAAAAAGTGTGGTGCAAAATTACCGGAGGTTTCTCTCTCA
- a CDS encoding Spy/CpxP family protein refolding chaperone has translation MRVSTRGMFSFGLVSLLIVGGISPVAFAGEKTPLMKTPVNTNIAQAERQVNQTRQRRDPFQRLNLTSEQQAKIREIRRDTHSKIEGILTPEQKIKFQAAVKQHQIEYPNPGESKPRYHGRRGHMGDVLRSLGLTDGQKNQIREIRASSRQQIQSVLTPEQKAQLQQFQKRNRPKDR, from the coding sequence ATGAGAGTTAGCACTAGGGGAATGTTTAGCTTTGGGTTGGTCAGTTTGCTAATAGTGGGGGGAATTTCCCCTGTTGCTTTTGCTGGTGAAAAAACCCCCTTAATGAAAACACCAGTCAATACAAATATTGCACAAGCTGAGAGACAAGTTAATCAAACCAGACAAAGAAGAGATCCATTTCAAAGGTTGAATTTAACCTCGGAGCAACAGGCAAAAATAAGAGAAATCCGTCGTGATACCCATAGTAAAATTGAGGGTATTCTCACACCGGAGCAAAAGATTAAATTCCAAGCAGCAGTAAAACAACACCAGATAGAATATCCCAACCCTGGTGAGTCAAAGCCAAGATATCATGGAAGACGTGGTCACATGGGTGATGTTTTGCGTTCTTTGGGTTTAACAGATGGGCAAAAAAATCAAATTCGGGAAATCAGAGCATCATCCAGACAACAAATCCAGTCCGTATTAACTCCTGAGCAAAAAGCACAATTGCAGCAATTTCAAAAGAGGAATCGTCCCAAGGACAGGTAA
- a CDS encoding homospermidine biosynthesis protein, which produces MSKKQGKKIAPAPISSNISVVDLINNYFTAYNSARLREACKLLTEDIFQPGVTVGLSLSGAMTPAGFGVSALAPLIRHGYIDWMISTGANLYHDMHYGLGFDLFAGSPFLDDVKLREEGTIRIYDIIFGYDVLLETDAFIRKILQAEPFQKRMGTAEFHYLLGKYVREVEKQLGVENSCLLATAYEYGVPIYTSSPGDSSIGMNVAALALEGSKLVLDPAIDVNETAAIAYGAREGEGKSAAVILGGGSPKNFLLQTQPQIHEVLGLEERGHDFFVQFTDARPDTGGLSGATPAEAVSWGKIDPDELPSTIVCYTDSTIALPLITAYALNQGQPRSLKRLYDRREELLDTLQKDYLAAKQRVLVEA; this is translated from the coding sequence ATGTCAAAGAAACAAGGTAAAAAAATTGCACCCGCACCAATTTCATCGAATATTAGTGTAGTTGACTTAATTAATAACTACTTCACTGCTTATAATTCAGCTCGGTTAAGAGAGGCGTGTAAATTACTAACTGAGGATATATTCCAACCGGGTGTAACGGTGGGATTAAGTCTTTCTGGTGCTATGACACCAGCAGGATTTGGTGTTTCCGCTTTAGCTCCTTTAATTCGTCATGGTTATATCGACTGGATGATTAGCACCGGTGCCAATCTTTATCATGATATGCACTATGGTTTAGGTTTTGACCTGTTTGCAGGTAGTCCCTTTTTGGATGATGTTAAATTACGGGAAGAGGGAACAATCCGAATTTATGACATTATCTTCGGTTATGATGTGCTACTAGAAACTGATGCTTTTATTCGTAAAATATTGCAAGCAGAACCCTTTCAAAAGCGCATGGGAACGGCTGAATTTCACTACCTGCTTGGCAAATATGTACGAGAAGTGGAAAAGCAGTTGGGGGTAGAAAATTCCTGTCTCCTAGCTACAGCTTATGAATATGGCGTTCCTATTTATACTTCTTCTCCCGGTGATAGTTCTATAGGGATGAATGTAGCAGCCTTGGCATTAGAGGGTTCAAAGCTGGTATTAGATCCAGCCATTGATGTAAATGAAACTGCGGCTATTGCTTACGGAGCAAGGGAAGGAGAGGGGAAAAGTGCAGCGGTGATTCTGGGTGGTGGAAGTCCCAAAAACTTTCTCCTTCAGACCCAACCACAAATTCACGAAGTCCTGGGTTTAGAAGAAAGAGGACATGATTTCTTTGTTCAATTTACAGATGCGCGTCCAGATACTGGTGGATTGTCTGGTGCAACTCCAGCAGAAGCGGTGAGTTGGGGTAAAATAGATCCTGACGAGTTGCCCAGTACAATAGTTTGTTACACTGATAGTACAATTGCCCTGCCTTTGATTACAGCATACGCATTAAATCAGGGTCAACCACGATCTCTGAAACGATTATACGACAGACGAGAAGAGTTATTAGACACCTTACAAAAAGACTATTTGGCAGCAAAACAGCGTGTTCTAGTGGAAGCATAA